The Patescibacteria group bacterium genome window below encodes:
- a CDS encoding methyltransferase domain-containing protein — MNKIPTKTSLISIDLIINQGMIKHNDFVCDLGCGRSLFFLYAISSLVGDKGKVYGVDVLPEIIDSAKKDIKHHKINNIEIVKKNIESEGSLKELYNKSQASFLINTLHQAENSLEMLKESFKTLKKGGFLVVCDWEDAPSPIGPDQKRRISKEMAKEAIEILSPKSIKEIKPGNYHYCLVVEK, encoded by the coding sequence ATGAATAAAATACCTACAAAAACATCTCTAATTTCTATTGATTTAATTATTAATCAGGGAATGATTAAGCACAATGATTTTGTTTGTGATCTTGGTTGCGGAAGGTCTTTATTCTTTCTTTATGCAATATCTTCGCTTGTTGGAGATAAAGGAAAGGTCTATGGCGTAGATGTATTACCGGAAATTATAGACTCAGCAAAAAAAGACATTAAGCATCATAAAATAAATAACATAGAAATAGTGAAAAAAAATATTGAATCAGAAGGATCTCTTAAAGAGCTATATAATAAATCTCAAGCCTCTTTTTTAATTAACACCCTACACCAGGCTGAGAACAGTCTTGAGATGCTTAAGGAATCATTTAAAACTCTTAAGAAAGGTGGTTTTCTTGTTGTTTGTGATTGGGAAGACGCCCCATCTCCTATTGGACCTGATCAAAAAAGGAGAATTTCAAAAGAAATGGCCAAAGAGGCCATAGAGATATTATCACCAAAATCAATTAAAGAAATAAAGCCAGGAAATTATCATTATTGCCTGGTTGTAGAAAAATAA
- a CDS encoding polymer-forming cytoskeletal protein, with protein MFTKNSGGLGQKEGVETIIGSSVKLEGNFSCQGGIVVEGEVKGNLKTSSLLEVGVKAVVTADIEAAEARVAGEIKGNLRVNGFLEIASSAKIYGDIEASSISVGQGAVLKGKILVLGNESKNHKSKEKEDIKEGDE; from the coding sequence ATGTTTACAAAAAACTCAGGAGGATTGGGTCAAAAAGAGGGGGTTGAAACTATTATAGGTTCATCTGTTAAGCTTGAGGGAAACTTTTCTTGCCAAGGAGGTATTGTTGTTGAGGGAGAAGTTAAGGGTAATCTTAAAACCTCTTCTTTATTAGAGGTCGGTGTTAAGGCAGTTGTTACAGCCGACATAGAAGCCGCTGAGGCTCGTGTTGCCGGAGAGATTAAAGGCAACCTCAGAGTTAACGGTTTTTTGGAGATCGCTTCTTCTGCCAAGATATATGGAGATATAGAGGCCTCTTCTATTTCAGTTGGACAAGGAGCTGTTTTAAAAGGCAAGATTTTGGTTTTAGGTAATGAGAGTAAAAATCATAAGAGTAAAGAAAAAGAAGATATAAAAGAAGGAGATGAATAA
- a CDS encoding diacylglycerol kinase family protein, which yields MNNVYIYDSYLSQKSHQKALAAMEIRLTDLGLNGKIYRLTPMTRLSEIIRDELKRKAKTIVAVGGDSLFSKLATLLSGTDTPLAILPIGEKSACAKTLGITEDDPCKVLAARRIVNLDTGKIDAGQFFLCEALIKTEDSLIRLNRDIEITVKGQAEIKVVNILPKDDIENTLSANPEDGKFNIFITVKDSGGFLKKSVSKSFFLCESLEIENGVKEVLIDSSIKLDKASRIDIVPKAIFVIVGKERSF from the coding sequence ATGAATAATGTTTATATTTACGATTCTTATCTTTCCCAAAAAAGTCACCAAAAAGCTTTGGCGGCTATGGAAATACGTTTAACCGACTTGGGGCTTAACGGAAAAATATATCGCTTAACCCCAATGACACGTCTTTCTGAAATAATAAGGGATGAATTAAAAAGAAAGGCTAAAACCATTGTGGCAGTAGGTGGAGATTCTTTATTTTCCAAATTGGCAACTCTTTTATCTGGAACAGATACGCCTTTAGCTATTTTGCCAATCGGTGAAAAAAGCGCCTGTGCTAAAACACTGGGTATTACTGAAGATGATCCTTGTAAGGTATTAGCAGCTAGAAGAATAGTTAATTTAGATACTGGCAAGATAGATGCCGGACAGTTTTTCTTATGCGAAGCTTTAATTAAAACAGAAGATAGTTTAATAAGACTAAATAGAGATATTGAGATAACAGTTAAGGGGCAGGCGGAGATTAAGGTGGTTAATATTTTACCTAAAGATGATATAGAAAACACTCTTTCAGCTAACCCTGAAGATGGAAAATTTAATATTTTTATAACAGTAAAAGACAGTGGTGGTTTTTTAAAAAAGAGTGTTTCAAAAAGCTTTTTTCTTTGTGAAAGCTTAGAAATTGAAAATGGGGTTAAAGAAGTTTTAATAGATAGTTCAATTAAGCTTGATAAAGCTAGTAGAATAGATATTGTCCCTAAAGCAATTTTTGTAATAGTAGGTAAGGAAAGGAGTTTTTAG
- the clpP gene encoding ATP-dependent Clp endopeptidase proteolytic subunit ClpP, with the protein MPLIPTVIEKSGHYERAYDIYSRLLRDRIIFLGEPINDHVANIIIAQLLFLDAEAKEKDIKFYINSPGGSVTAGLAIYDTMQYVKSDVSTICVGMAASMGATLLAAGAEGKRFALPNSEIMIHQVMGGFEGQASDIKIRSEHILKIKDKLNRILSKHTGQKVDDIEKDTDRDRFLSTEEAKKYGIIDKIIGR; encoded by the coding sequence ATGCCTTTAATCCCTACTGTTATTGAAAAGTCCGGGCACTACGAAAGAGCCTATGATATCTATTCCCGCCTTTTACGGGATCGTATTATTTTCTTAGGTGAGCCTATTAATGATCATGTAGCCAATATTATTATTGCCCAACTACTTTTTCTTGATGCTGAAGCTAAGGAAAAGGATATAAAGTTCTATATAAATTCCCCAGGAGGCTCTGTTACTGCTGGTTTGGCTATTTATGACACTATGCAGTATGTTAAGTCGGATGTTTCCACTATTTGTGTTGGTATGGCCGCTTCTATGGGTGCTACCCTTTTAGCAGCCGGAGCCGAGGGTAAGCGCTTTGCTTTGCCTAATTCAGAGATTATGATCCACCAGGTAATGGGTGGTTTTGAGGGCCAGGCCTCTGATATTAAGATTCGTTCAGAGCATATTTTAAAGATTAAAGATAAATTGAATAGAATTTTATCTAAACATACCGGACAAAAAGTTGATGATATTGAGAAAGACACAGATAGAGATCGCTTTCTTTCTACCGAAGAAGCCAAAAAGTATGGTATTATTGATAAAATAATAGGGAGATAA
- the rplS gene encoding 50S ribosomal protein L19, whose translation MTAAKKLLKKKSKNVSVESNKTLEEIKEELKPGMSVRIYQKIKELNPKGEEKERVQYFDGLVIARKHGKEVGSTITVRKVTDGVGVEKIYPLNLPTITKIEVQKQARVRRAKLYYLRSGYNKRLKEKVVKEKVVALEKK comes from the coding sequence ATGACAGCAGCTAAGAAGCTTTTAAAGAAAAAAAGCAAAAATGTTTCCGTTGAATCCAATAAAACTCTTGAAGAAATAAAGGAAGAGTTAAAACCAGGGATGAGTGTTCGTATTTACCAAAAGATTAAAGAACTTAATCCCAAGGGTGAAGAAAAAGAACGTGTCCAGTATTTTGATGGCCTAGTTATTGCTCGTAAGCATGGTAAAGAGGTTGGTTCAACTATTACGGTTCGTAAGGTAACCGATGGAGTTGGGGTAGAAAAGATTTATCCTCTTAATTTGCCAACCATTACCAAAATAGAAGTCCAAAAACAAGCTCGTGTTCGTCGTGCCAAACTTTATTATCTTCGTTCCGGTTATAATAAGAGACTTAAGGAAAAGGTTGTAAAGGAAAAAGTTGTAGCTTTGGAAAAGAAATAA